Within Gambusia affinis linkage group LG01, SWU_Gaff_1.0, whole genome shotgun sequence, the genomic segment GGCATCGCGGCTCAAACGCCTGATCtcatccaaaaacatgacaggaacttgttagttcctctgtctgttgtagtagctgatatactGTGAAAATCCAGTAGAAATGAAACACTAATGGAGTCAGAAATACTCTGCAGAGAATCAGAGACGccatgtttccatagaaacaacaCGCCGCCAGGCTGTTTGTGGCTACCTGGGAGTTTCTAGTCAtctatttaaacatattttagctcTTATTGCTATTTGAGCCTGTTGACTTTTATACAGTCTGACAGATTGAACCCAGATTAAACCATAAAAACTCGGTGAACTTTCTAGTGCACTAAACgtcttcagaaattaaaaacaatttacaaaatctaaaattgaaCCATTTATTACCAGTTTCTTCTGATCTTTTTATTATCAGAAGAAACTGGTCaattgtgggcggagcttggtaaggtccatccAGAGTTTCCCCCAGAAATGTTGCCAACGGGGCGCTAAGGCAATCCACCAGCAACTCGCCgtgtttttgacttaaaaatgtttaaaattgacataaaatgtaaaaatatcacCAGGtaaattatgtgttattggaagacattaacaccgaaacaccaactacagtataaagtcttaaaaaaaggcaaacaatacaattaaaataaatattaatacttttaccttcagttgtttcaTCCTAATTAAAGtgaccaaatatttttgatcgTTTTTCTGTGTCTTCTCACTTTATTGGCTGAAGTTGTTCGATTGTAGAGCCGTAAAGACGAGCAATGAAAAAGACTGACCTCACTCTGCCAGTGTGTTCACATTCTGATCATGTTCTGTTGCAGGAAGCACTAAATCAATTAGTGGCCTggtaaattacaacaaataaacaaacaagccttagtctggagaaagagaaaacctCATAATGCACTGGGGGAAACTGTGACGTCTGTGCAGCGACTGGatcattttctgatttcatgTCGGTTCCTTTTCAGATATTCGTCTTCGGGTTCGGGCGGAGTACTGCCAGCACGAGTCGGCCCTCCAAGGGAACATCTTCTCCAACAAGCAGGAGGCGGTGGAGCGGCAGTTTGAGCGCTTCAACCAGGCCAACACCATCTTGAAATCCAGAGACTTGGGCTCCATCATCTGCGACATTAAGTTCTCGGAGCTCACCTACCTGGACGCCTTCTGGAGGGACTACATCAACGGCTCGCTGCTGGAGGCGCTCAAAGGGGTCTTCATCACGGATTCCCTAAAGCAGGCCGTGGGCCATGAGGCCATCAAACTGCTGGTCAATGTTGACGAGGAGGACTACCTGGCCGGCCGCTGCAAACTGCTGCGCAACCTGGTGGCGAGCGGAGGGAGTCTACGCGTAGGGAACCGAGACGCTGTGTCGTAGACGGACTCtgggcggcggcggcggcgggggGGCAGAGCCGCTGTGCTTCCTGCTTAAAGATTAGCGTGAGATGTGGTTGTATTCTTTGGTGTGTGTGCTTGAAAGGACCGTAGGAACCTCAAGCCCATTTATTCCTAAAGAGTTAATATTATTGGATATCTACTTGGCGCCGTAAGCATCGCATGTGAGGCGACTCGGACCGGAACCTTCCGCCATCAGCCTGGAGGAACGTCGCCTCCGCTCCGGTTGGGAATGACGTGTGCATTAAGCCTCCTTCCTCATCGTTGTATGTTTGACCTTTCCAGCTGTTTTCTTAACGACACTTTTCACCCCGACTCAAAGTGAAGTTGCTTTCAGTGCAAGATGCTCGTTATAATCAGGTTAATCATTAGAAGTTGTGTTTTTACCGTTTTCTTCATCGTTTTCCCAGTTACATCAGGCACAGAGCACAGCTGGCCGCCAGCCTCTCGGGtgttttttcaaactgtaattGTTCCAAACACTACCGATGTTTTGAGGTGTTcctctgtggttctgatgtACATGACTGATCACATTGGTGCATTTTCAGCCACTGTGTCTTTAATTGAAACGGTAGGAATGAGCTCATCATCCTGGTGTTACCAAGTCTGTCACTGATGTcggtttatttttctaactagAAAACGTCTGACACTTTCAGCCTGTACTTTCTTCCTCCCACATTCTGTCACTCATGTTcacacagtttttttaaaactgagactccacttaaaataaatgaagacaaatCAGCGGTTTCACATTCCTCTAAtcattttactgatttaaagacaaatgtACTGGTATTCTTGTTGTAGATCTGTCGTGATCAAtcaatgggattttttttttttttttgagaaatttcaCGTTCAATCTGAGGAcgtttaaaaaatagaattttatgttgaaaaatacCTTTAACTTGCAAAAAtctcctttaaaataaattgaattgaatatttatgtttggtaaaagccacaataatgagagaatCTGTCCATTCAGGAAGGTCTGAGCGTTTCTTGGTGCAGGAGGAACAGGTAATGACGTAGATGGAAATATTGGAGCAACATCCAAAAGCATCAGCAGGAGGTTCATATAATGAGGAGGAAATTAGAATGAATAGGTTGAGGATTGGCCTTACAAGACTTAATAGTGGTTTAAATATTGTAGGAAAACTCCCAATGTAAAGAAATACAAGAGGTTGAACATGTctgataaaatgtagaaaatatgcaGACAGAAAGGAAAAGTCAACAATTCTTTCAATAACAATGGTTAATAAATTAGGGAAGCCTCAATCAGAATGTGTAATTAAAGTCCCCGATTTCCGGGGACAGTCCCCGTTTTAGATGGCCTCTCCCCGGAAAAGTCCCCGATGTTAGCGTTtcataaatgagaaaaaaaagcttcctaTAGATTGTTATTACGATAGCCGGAGACTCCATAGAAAGCGTGAGTGAGCGTGTTGCGCACAACAACAGCAGTTACGGTAGCTGCAAGAGGACGTGAGTTTAATAGTAGGGCAAGAGGCCTGAGTTTAATCCTAACCCTGATTTTAATCTTGTTTCAATATGTGAATTGCATATTGTGCCGACTGTTGCTTGTATAATTCCTATCGGTACatacattgtttttatcagtATTGAGTCCAAAGGAAACCAGACACTTGCAAGGCTTTAGAGTTAGTTATGTAATGCTTATATCAGCCACCAGAGGGAGACAACTGAACACACAAATTTGCTGCTTTCTGTTAAAAACAGTCAATATTTCCATATTAGTCTTCTATTTAGCACCAATCACCATGTTAAACAAATTAGATGGCTAAATTCAATTTAGCCATTTATTTGGCTAAATTGAATCTGTTTAGTTAAAGTGGATGATGCATCAGCAAACACAGCAGCATTCTTCAGACTGGACataaaacagctgcaaaaacaTCTGGGACTTTGACAGGCAGTGACGTAATGCAGCTGCTGCATCGTTACTGATATACACTGAAAAATGCAAAGCTCTCCTCTTTGCTCCATTTTCTGATCCACAAAGAAAATCTAGTGATACAAACCGGGACTATTCATTaagagatttttaaatatcttgctTTTCACCTGATCCTcaagaaaaattcaaaagtcATAGAAAGGAGGTCCAGGCAAGTCATATCACTCAGTTTTATTCAGATATTCAAGTCcctaaataaagaaataatttgtcCTACATAAAAGATCCCAATAACcaaatttatatttgaacaattttaaagcgatgagaagaaaaagaatcacaTTGAGTTTATTTAATGAACAGAAGTAGCAAATTAAAAGTGTGCAGCTGAATTTGACTTGAACTGTAACTCAGATGAACCTGAGATGTTCTTGGCTGCCTCAGAGATCCTGGGAACAAACGAACGGCCTGCCATATGTGCACTGCATGTCGTTCCAGTAGTCTcctgtttggggaaaaaatggtCAGTCATTTCAGTGTTCGACTTACAAACGAACCACAAGTTTAATCAGCAAACAGGAgattaaataatcaatttaaaatcaagtaaatatttgtttacctCCATAATTTATTTCCATGCAGTGTTGATCTCCAGAGTTGTCTGGCTGGTTGCTGTACCAGTGATCAAACTCAAAGCTGGATCCATCACTCCACAGCCATCTTTTCTCCTGATAACAAACATCAGCATATAAAATTCAACAAAAGACCAGTTAATTTTTCACTGACTGCAGGATCTGCACCAAACACTCAGAGTGTCTGTAAGACTTACGTCGACGGCGTCATAGCCTCCAACCCAGGTACTACGAGAACCGGACAGTCTGGTAATCATGTCACTAACAAAGGTGTTTTCACCAGAGTTGTGGAGCGATGCCAGGTTCCCTCCAACAGAAATGCAGAATTTCTGAAAGGCAAAGGATCGGATATCTAAACAGATATGTTTCGTCTTTGATGGCATGTTAGgggtagaaaaaaaagtaaggaAATACATTTCTGCCAGAAAGCTGAGAAATTTTGAGgttaatctctgaaattttctagaaagtaacttgaaaatgtttgagcaCCAAAAGTAGAACATCtgtgagaaaaaacacaaactaatcTCAGAGATGTTCTGGAAAAAACCTggaaatttcaaataaaaaaaaagtttcactttgtGGCCCCCAATGATTTTGTTTGGACTCTGCTCACTTTTCTATAATGGCATTAAGCCAAGATGATTTTCAAATGCAAGTAAAATCTTCATAAAGTAATGTTTGGAACATCATAAATTGTTTCTCACTCATGAAACCAACTTCTTTTttcatggaaatgttttaagtaaacTCACCATGCTTTCTGCTTAAAGCCCACATTGATGCTGGACGTTTTGTGGCCAACTTGCACTTTGAACTTTGCAGTTTTGGCACCAAAAAGTTTGAACTGATGTAAACAATAATTCTTCCTCACACACTTAGTTGTGGAGTTCTCCAGGGTTTTGTGTTTgatcacatatttttttatgtgatcaaACACCAAACCTACAAAAACTGCGATCTACACCTTTCCTTCAGTTAGAGTAGACAGAATGTTTTGCTCTCATGGTCATTAATGTGTTGGTTCACCAGCCTCAGAATTGATCAATAAACTGATTGTAGAAAATCAGGAAAAGTC encodes:
- the LOC122823472 gene encoding galactose-specific lectin nattectin-like, yielding MKKFCISVGGNLASLHNSGENTFVSDMITRLSGSRSTWVGGYDAVDEKRWLWSDGSSFEFDHWYSNQPDNSGDQHCMEINYGGDYWNDMQCTYGRPFVCSQDL